The Drosophila innubila isolate TH190305 chromosome 3R unlocalized genomic scaffold, UK_Dinn_1.0 2_E_3R, whole genome shotgun sequence genome has a segment encoding these proteins:
- the LOC117792843 gene encoding nicastrin, which yields MAQKVKAAAIWLLLLLHGVVVLGERTRDQMYQPIMGASCFRRLNGTHQTGCSSTHSGSVGVLHLINVEADLEFLLTSPPSPPYAPLIPPHLFTRNNIMRLKEAGPKIISVVLLINKPEKMKQFSHELNCPNQYSGLGNSSGTATCDASNVASTWNPWGTGLLHEDFPFPIYYIADLDEINKLENCFEKFNNFDYESHAMRSLCAVEVKSFMSAAVNSEVCMRRTNFINNLGGTKYCDPLQGRNVYATLYPRNSPENTDDGKRIVNPIEKYIIVSCRLDTTSMFDGVGLGAMDSLMGLATMTMVAQMLRILLPAQNLLPDPHRNVLFVAFNGESYDYIGSQRFVYDLENLDFPTRSTRSSPISFENIELMLDIGTLDDIANIKLHTLHKSSSLAQQLLQQLNRYAKSSRYNFKVNFESSVGYHMPPTSGQSFLRRDSNFPAFILNAVPGNRYYHSIYDDPDNVAFVYANTSQDYTTLTDVSDFKDFDTNSLQMKVRNVSSIVAMTLYETLTGKEYQESKVANPFLADEFFYCFLQSSDCPLFKASSHPDSPSGLPLPPMRYISVLGGSQESSGWTYRLLGFLLSQPQPQVPMENCTQLPMSYFAGFNGTGECRLTTQNYTSALSPAFLMDDYDWSSRQYSTWTESTWSQFSARIFLRPSNMHEITTLSIGVVVFIISFCLIYIITSRWEVLLDDVPASNAAFPQPTAC from the exons ATGGCACAGAAGGTGAAAGCGGCTGCAAtatggctgctgttgttgcttcatGGCGTTGTTG TTCTTGGAGAACGTACGCGCGATCAAATGTACCAGCCCATCATGGGCGCCAGTTGTTTCCGGCGCTTGAATGGCACACATCAGACTGGATGCTCGT CAACGCATTCGGGCTCTGTCGGTGTACTACACTTAATAAATGTTGAAGCCGACTTGGAATTTTTGCTCACCAGTCCACCATCGCCACCATATGCACCACTCATTCCACCACATTTGTTCACCAGGAACAATATAATGCGCCTGAAAGAGGCTGGGCCAAAGATAATTTCCGTTGTGCTGCTGATAAATAAGCCGgagaaaatgaaacaattttcTCATGAGCTCAACTGTCCGAATCAGTACAGCGGACTGGGCAATAGTAGTGGGACTGCGACCTGTGATGCGAGTAACGTTGCCTCCACATGGAATCCTTGGGGCACGGGTCTCTTGCATGAGGATTTCCCTTTTCCCATTTATTACATAGCCGATCTGgacgaaattaataaattggaGAATTGCTTTGAAaagttcaataactttgactACGAATCACATGCAATGCGCAGCTTATGTGCTGTGGAAGTGAAGTCCTTCATGTCGGCAGCTGTTAACTCTGAGGTGTGCATGCGTCGGACAAATTTCATCAACAATCTTGGCGGCACCAAGTACTGTGATCCCTTGCAGGGACGCAATGTCTATGCCACATTATATCCGCGCAATTCGCCTGAAAACACCGATGATGGTAAACGAATTGTCAATCCAATcgagaaatatataattgtatcATGTCGTTTGGATACCACAAGCATGTTCGATGGTGTGG GTTTGGGTGCAATGGATTCGCTCATGGGCCTGGCCACTATGACGATGGTGGCGCAAATGCTGCGGATCTTGTTGCCTGCACAGAACTTGTTGCCTGATCCGCACCGGAATGTGCTATTTGTGGCATTTAATGGCGAATCATATGATTATATTGGCTCCCAGCGATTCGTCTATGACTTGGAGAATCTGGATTTTCCCACCCGTTCTACGCGATCCAGTCCAATctcttttgaaaatattgaacTAATGCTAGATATTGGAACACTAGACGACATAGCCAACATTAAGCTGCACACACTCCACAAATCTTCATCGTTGGCCCAGCAATTGCTACAGCAGCTTAACCGCTATGCAAAGTCATCGCGgtacaattttaaagtgaactTCGAATCTAGTGTCGGATATCATATGCCACCAACATCAGGGCAATCGTTTTTGCGTCGTGATTCCAATTTCCCAGCGTTCATTTTGAATGCGGTACCTGGCAACAGATACTATCACTCCATTTATGATGATCCCGATAATGTGGCCTTTGTATATGCCAATACCAGTCAAGATTACACAACGTTGACCGATGTAAGCGACTTCAAGGACTTTGACACCAATTCTCTGCAAATGAAAGTACGGAATGTGTCCTCAATAGTGGCCATGACGCTTTATGAGACCTTAACTGGTAAAGAGTATCAAGAGAGCAAAGTGGCCAATCCCTTCTTGGCAGATGAGTTTTTCTACTGCTTTCTTCAATCGTCCGACTGTCCACTGTTTAAAGCTTCTTCGCATCCGGATAGTCCAAGTGGTCTACCACTTCCGCCCATGCG CTACATAAGTGTATTGGGAGGCTCGCAAGAATCATCAGGTTGGACATATCGCCTGCTTGGCTTTTTGCTTTcgcaaccacaaccacaagtGCCAATGGAAAATTGCACCCAACTGCCAATGTCATATTTTGCGGGCTTTAATGGCACTGGAGAGTGTCGTCTCACAACCCAGAACTACACAAGTGCTTTGAGTCCCGCATTCCTTATGGATG ATTACGATTGGAGCTCAAGGCAGTACTCAACATGGACTGAATCAACTTGGTCGCAGTTTAGCGCACGCATCTTCTTACGACCGTCAAATATGCATGAAATAACCACTTTAAGCATTGGCGTTGTGGTGTTTATCATATCCTTCTGTCTTATATACATTATCACCTCACGCTGGGAGGTACTTCTTGATGATGTCCCAGCTAGTAATGCGGC attTCCGCAGCCAACGGCCTGCTAG
- the LOC117792849 gene encoding putative carbonic anhydrase 3 isoform X2, translating to MHHVVRTFSKSSHFNYDKQGKDWNVKVGTEQSPISLEKEKAVWSVAPRLKFINYNKTLSGPLKLTNNGHTVTMVIPPVDDGNHPSVCGCKLDCIYKAVQLHFHWGSPKSKGSEHMINSSRYDAELHILHQNYAYALQNNAISSPDGFVALAIMLRSECPNETPGILDKLFVELNRVRDYNTTSTYEGPFCLRDILNGMERKEFFAYRGSLTTPPCTETVNWFVFPNPVDVSEKSLKNFWLLKDDRGLPLLNNYREIQSLHQRTVYYRNETANF from the exons ATGCATCACGTGGTTAGAACATTTTCAAAGTCTTCTCATTTTAATTACGATAAGCAAGGAAAAGATTGGAATGTGAAGGTTGGTACAGAGCAGTCACCCATTTCACTGGAAAAGGAGAAA GCTGTTTGGTCAGTGGCGCCAAGACTAAAGTTcatcaactacaacaaaacaTTGAGCGGGCCATTAAAACTAACCAATAATGGACACACTGTCACAATGGTCATACCACCCGTAGACGATGGCAATCATCCGTCTGTTTGTGGATGTAAACTGGATTGCATTTACAAGGCCGTACAGCTTCATTTCCATTGGGGATCGCCAAAAAGCAAGGGCTCCGAACATATGATAAACTCTTCCCGATATGATGCCGAACTTCACATCCTGCATCAGAACTATGCATACGCTTTGCAAAACAATGCCATAAGCTCTCCAGATGGATTTGTTGCATTGGCAATAATGTTGAGATCT GAGTGCCCGAATGAAACACCGGGGATTCTAGACAAACTGTTTGTTGAGCTAAATCGCGTCAGGGATTATAATACAACTTCGACATACGAAGGACCTTTTTGTTTGAGAGATATATTAAATGGAATGGAAAGGAAAGAGTTCTTTGCCTACAGAG GTTCCCTTACCACACCCCCCTGCACTGAAACGGTAAATTGGTTTGTGTTCCCTAACCCCGTTGATGTATCAGAAAAAAGT ctaaaaaacttttggtTACTGAAGGACGATCGTGGACTTCCATTACTTAACAATTATCGTGAAATACAAAGTCTCCACCAGCGTACTGTGTATTATCGAAACGAAACTGCAAATTTTTGA
- the LOC117792848 gene encoding carbonic anhydrase 2-like gives MILYCTILLNIFSVIRSEYNYDQQGADWTGTCRYGRNQSPIDLTQKHATMKHLPRIEFEKYDLALRTPLLLVNNGHTAHMELPPVGHIKGGMLRGKFVPQSVHFHWGSLISKGSEHAINNERYDAEIHIIHKNSRYWDKSVGEASQLPNGIAVLAVMIKSVLREEESELNKVFEALPQIIPYKSNTTIYGRLTMKQLLGNIDTGKFYTYKGSLTTPDCTELVTWTVFKEVVSIRLSLIANFWSLTNSHGQPLINNYRELQDIHRRKVYYRSCDVLKKLLDWW, from the exons atgatATTGTACTGCACTATACttctaa acATTTTTAGTGTCATTAGAAGTGAGTATAACTATGATCAACAAGGTGCTGACTGGACGGGAACATGCCGCTATGGCAGAAATCAATCGCCTATAGATTTAACACAGAAACAT GCCACCATGAAACATCTACCCCGCATAGAATtcgaaaaatatgatttaGCACTGAGAACACCATTACTGTTGGTCAACAACGGTCACACAG CGCATATGGAACTCCCACCTGTCGGCCATATTAAAGGTGGAATGTTGCGAGGGAAATTCGTTCCTCAAAGTGTGCACTTTCATTGGGGTTCCCTTATTAGCAAGGGATCCGAGCATGCCATCAATAATGAACGCTATGATGCCGAAATTCACATTATTCATAAGAACTCCCGATATTGGGACAAGAGTGTAGGCGAAGCCAGCCAACTTCCGAATGGTATTGCCGTTCTGGCAGTCATGATTAAAAGTGTGCTTCGCGAGGAAGAGTCTGAACTCAACAAGGTATTTGAAGCATTGCCACAAATTATCCCATATAAATCCAATACGACGATTTATGGACGGCTAACTATGAAACAGTTGCTGGGCAATATTGATACTGGAAAATTTTACACATATAAGG GCTCATTGACCACACCTGACTGCACAGAACTAGTCACCTGGACGGTGTTTAAAGAAGTCGTTTCCATTCGACTAAGTCTGATTGCGAATTTTTGGAGCCTGACCAACTCACACGGACAACCCCTAATAAATAACTACCGTGAACTTCAGGATATTCACAGGCGAAAAGTTTATTACAGATCTTGTGATGTGCTCAAAAAACTTTTAGATTGGTGGTAA
- the LOC117792845 gene encoding histone deacetylase 11 — MQCEDLKTQNKLPIVYSKKYSVHFAGLEKLHPFDAAKGKHVQQLLCTELSLESGDFYNPVEITKEQLLKVHTPKYLKSLKWSFNVACIAEVPPLIFMPNFTVQSGYLRPMRFQAAGSILAGKLALEYGWAINLGGGFHHCCSYKGGGFCPYADITLLIVRLFELEASRVQRAMIIDLDAHQGNGHERDFQNVDTVYILDMYNAYIYPKDHEAKSSIRCGVELKHFTEDGYYLRQLNRCLMQSLAEFKPDVVIYNAGTDVLRGDPLGNLAITEEGVIERDRLVFSTFRALGIPVVMLLSGGYMKSSKRVIADSIVNLQRQGWLSLN; from the exons ATGCAATGCGAAGATCTAAAGACTCAAAATAAACTGCCAATAGTCTATTCCAAAAAGTATTCCGTTCACTTTGCCGGTCTTGAAAAGTTGCATCCCTTTGATGCTGCCAAAGGGAAACATGTACAACAG CTATTATGCACTGAGTTGTCACTGGAGAGCGGTGATTTCTACAACCCTGTGGAGATTACCAAGgaacaattattaaaagtgCACACTCCCAAGTATTTGAAATCCCTGAAATGGAGCTTTAATGTCGCTTGCATTGCGGAGGTGCCACCATTAATCTTTATGCCCAACTTTACTGTCCAAAGTGGATATTTGCGTCCAATGCGATTCCAAGCAGCTGGATCAATATTAGCTGGTAAATTGGCTTTGGAATACGGTTGGGCAATCAATTTGGGTGGCGGATTCCATCATTGTTGCTCTTACAAGGGCGGTGGCTTCTGTCCCTATGCAGATATTACATTGCTGATTGTGCGTTTGTTTGAACTGGAGGCGTCTAGAGTCCAGCGAGCAATGATTATCGATCTGGATGCACATCAAGGAAATGGTCATGAGCgtgattttcaaaatgttgacACTGTATACATACTGGATATGTACAATGCGTACATATACCCAAAGGATCACGAAGCAAAGTCTAGTATTCGTTGCGGTGTGGAGCTGAAACATTTTACGGAAGATGGCTATTATTTAAGGCAACTAAATCGTTGTCTAATGCAGTCACTAGCCGAATTTAAGCCAGATGTGGTCATCTATAACGCTGGCACCGATGTCCTCAGAGGCGATCCTTTGGGAAACTTGGCTATCACTGAGGAGGGCGTAATTGAACGCGATCGCTTGGTGTTTAGTACTTTTCGTGCACTGGGAATTCCTGTGGTCATGCTACTTAGCGGTGGCTACATGAAGTCCTCAAAACGTGTAATAGCAGATTCAATTGTGAATCTCCAAAGGCAGGGATGGCtgtctttaaattaa
- the LOC117792847 gene encoding carbonic anhydrase 2-like, with amino-acid sequence MCLFNRRGFGLPIQFFLLSVISLACSQDDIQLSNEYLKNIRADEAEEQAAGEYNYDQQGADWTGTCRNGQNQSPIDLITDEAIEGSIPRIRFSNYEQPLQTPLLLVNNGHTANMVLPAGRNGQRASISGGMLPGTFDVQSMHFHWGSPNSKGSEHAINFERYDVEIHIVHKNTRYSDMTVGEASEYADGLAVLGIMLNAVNRPPTQQSGLDRVFNALPRIIRYQSNATITGQITMRQLTGNVVTAQFFTYNGSLTTPNCAEAVTWTVFDRPVDYSLRQISKFWNLRDSRRRQLINNYRELQDTRDRPVYYRPLRG; translated from the exons CCTGTTATCGGTCATTAGTCTTGCCTGTTCACAGGATGATATTC aacTTTCTAATGAGTATCTCAAGAACATAAGGGCTGATGAGGCAGAGGAGCAGGCAGCTGGAGAGTATAACTATGACCAACAAGGTGCCGACTGGACAGGAACATGCCGTAATGGTCAGAATCAATCGCCCATTGATTTAATAACCGATGAA GCCATTGAGGGCTCCATACCCCGCATACGTTTCTCAAACTACGAACAACCACTGCAAACTCCGCTATTGCTGGTAAACAACGGTCACACAG CAAACATGGTGTTGCCAGCCGGCAGAAATGGGCAACGCGCGTCCATTAGTGGTGGAATGTTGCCAGGTACCTTCGATGTACAAAGCATGCACTTTCATTGGGGCTCCCCCAATAGCAAGGGTTCCGAGCATGCTATCAATTTTGAGCGTTACGATGTAGAGATTCACATTGTTCACAAAAATACCCGCTATTCAGATATGACCGTGGGTGAAGCCAGTGAGTACGCGGATGGACTTGCAGTCCTGGGAATTATGCTTAATGCTGTGAATAGACCACCGACACAGCAGAGTGGCCTTGACAGGGTATTTAATGCACTCCCAAGAATCATTCGATATCAATCGAATGCGACAATTACTGGTCAGATAACTATGAGGCAGTTGACGGGCAATGTTGTGACTGCACAGTTTTTCACATATAACG GCTCATTGACCACACCTAATTGCGCTGAGGCAGTCACCTGGACGGTGTTTGACAGACCAGTTGACTACTCACTGCGTCAGATCAGTAAATTTTGGAATTTGCGAGATTCACGAAGACGTCAACTGATTAACAACTATCGCGAGCTTCAGGACACACGTGACAGGCCAGTCTATTATAGACCCCTACGTGGTTAA
- the LOC117792846 gene encoding carbonic anhydrase 2-like, translating to MKILNRHGVGLEVQFLLLSAISFISSRADLQLSDEYLSEIRADVAVDKAAGEYNYDQQGADWPGTCNEGKKQSPIDLIKRDAIVKSIPEIRFNNYDKSLQTPLLVVNNGHTANMVLPANSGGNRASISGGMLPGVFEAQSVHFHWGSPNTAGSEHAIDFERYDVETHIVHKNTKYSNLTVGEASEYWDGLAVLGAMLRASRGSPLQRSGLHRIFNVLPEIIPYEANATITGQLTVRELLGNISPAEFFTYNGSLTTPNCAESVTWTVFKDVASFPQGQISKLWNLRDSRRRELINNYRELQDLNNRPVYFRQRRQTILF from the exons atgaaaattttgaatcgTCACGGAGTGGGACTAGAGGTGCAGTTTCTACTATTATCGGCcattagttttatttcttcCCGGGCCGATCTTC AATTGTCTGATGAGTATCTCAGTGAAATAAGGGCTGATGTGGCAGTGGATAAAGCAGCTGGAGAGTATAACTATGACCAACAAGGTGCTGACTGGCCTGGAACATGTAATGAGGGCAAAAAACAATCGCCCATTGATTTAATCAAGAGAGAT GCAATCGTAAAATCTATACCCGAAATACGTTTCAACAACTACGATAAATCACTGCAGACTCCGTTATTAGTGGTAAACAACGGACATACAG CGAACATGGTATTGCCGGCGAACAGTGGTGGGAATCGCGCGTCCATTAGTGGTGGAATGCTGCCGGGTGTCTTCGAAGCACAAAGCGTGCACTTCCATTGGGGTTCCCCCAATACCGCGGGATCCGAGCATGCTATCGACTTTGAGCGTTATGATGTAGAGACTCACATTGTTCACAAAAATACCAAGTATTCAAATTTGACCGTGGGTGAAGCCAGTGAGTACTGGGATGGACTTGCCGTTTTGGGAGCTATGCTGAGAGCATCTCGTGGGTCACCGTTGCAACGGTCTGGGCTCCACAGGATATTTAATGTATTGCCCGAAATTATCCCGTACGAAGCTAATGCGACAATTACTGGTCAGCTAACTGTTAGGGAGTTGCTTGGAAATATTTCGCCTGCAGAGTTTTTCACTTATAACg GCTCATTGACTACACCCAATTGCGCTGAATCGGTCACCTGGACGGTGTTTAAGGATGTTGCGTCCTTCCCACAAGGCCAGATTAGTAAGCTGTGGAATTTGCGAGACTCACGGAGACGTGAACTGATCAACAATTATCGCGAGCTTCAGGATTTAAACAACCGACCTGTCTATTTTAGGCAACGTCGACAGACCATTCTATTTTAG
- the LOC117792850 gene encoding carbonic anhydrase 6-like, with amino-acid sequence MEKHLPSLHFEFYDNQLMSPLTVVNNGHTVNIDLPRSALVPQITGGLMWEKFEPKSIHFHWGSPNSKGSEHTINNERYDAEIHIVHKNVRYFDLSVGEASKFPDGLAVLALMIQAVPVSKRTDNPLFKIFDVLPQIIPNQSNATIKGEFSLQQFLDQVENKDFYTYKGSLTTPMCAESVTWTVFKDVVHFPQKEMSKLWSLRDSRGRPLINNYRKSQNINYRDVYFKHAPVYRGP; translated from the exons ATGGAGAAACATCTACCTAGCTTACACTTTGAATTTTACGATAACCAACTGATGTCGCCGTTAACGGTGGTAAACAACGGTCACACAG TAAACATCGATTTGCCGCGCTCTGCACTTGTCCCACAAATCACTGGTGGACTGATGTGGGAAAAATTTGAACCAAAAAGCATTCACTTTCATTGGGGTTCCCCCAATAGCAAGGGCTCGGAGCATACCATCAATAATGAACGCTATGATGCTGAAATTCACATTGTTCACAAAAATGTGCGGTATTTCGATTTGAGTGTGGGCGAAGCCAGTAAATTCCCAGATGGACTTGCCGTTCTGGCACTCATGATTCAAGCAGTTCCTGTATCTAAACGAACAGACAACCCGCTCTTTAAGATTTTTGATGTATTGCCTCAAATTATCCCAAATCAATCTAATGCAACGATCAAGGGCGAATTTTCTTTGCAACAGTTTCTGGATCAGGTTGAGAATAAAGACTTTTACACATATAAAG GCTCGTTGACCACTCCAATGTGTGCTGAATCAGTCACCTGGACGGTGTTTAAAGACGTCGTTCATTTCCCGCAAAAAGAGATGAGCAAACTTTGGAGTTTGCGGGACTCACGGGGTCGTCCATTGATCAACAACTACCGCAAGAGTCAGAACATAAACTACAGAGATGTTTACTTCAAACATGCACCCGTATACAGGGGCCCATGA
- the LOC117792849 gene encoding putative carbonic anhydrase 3 isoform X1: MHHVVRTFSKSSHFNYDKQGKDWNVKVGTEQSPISLEKEKAVWSVAPRLKFINYNKTLSGPLKLTNNGHTVTMVIPPVDDGNHPSVCGCKLDCIYKAVQLHFHWGSPKSKGSEHMINSSRYDAELHILHQNYAYALQNNAISSPDGFVALAIMLRSVPECPNETPGILDKLFVELNRVRDYNTTSTYEGPFCLRDILNGMERKEFFAYRGSLTTPPCTETVNWFVFPNPVDVSEKSLKNFWLLKDDRGLPLLNNYREIQSLHQRTVYYRNETANF, encoded by the exons ATGCATCACGTGGTTAGAACATTTTCAAAGTCTTCTCATTTTAATTACGATAAGCAAGGAAAAGATTGGAATGTGAAGGTTGGTACAGAGCAGTCACCCATTTCACTGGAAAAGGAGAAA GCTGTTTGGTCAGTGGCGCCAAGACTAAAGTTcatcaactacaacaaaacaTTGAGCGGGCCATTAAAACTAACCAATAATGGACACACTGTCACAATGGTCATACCACCCGTAGACGATGGCAATCATCCGTCTGTTTGTGGATGTAAACTGGATTGCATTTACAAGGCCGTACAGCTTCATTTCCATTGGGGATCGCCAAAAAGCAAGGGCTCCGAACATATGATAAACTCTTCCCGATATGATGCCGAACTTCACATCCTGCATCAGAACTATGCATACGCTTTGCAAAACAATGCCATAAGCTCTCCAGATGGATTTGTTGCATTGGCAATAATGTTGAGATCTGTACCA GAGTGCCCGAATGAAACACCGGGGATTCTAGACAAACTGTTTGTTGAGCTAAATCGCGTCAGGGATTATAATACAACTTCGACATACGAAGGACCTTTTTGTTTGAGAGATATATTAAATGGAATGGAAAGGAAAGAGTTCTTTGCCTACAGAG GTTCCCTTACCACACCCCCCTGCACTGAAACGGTAAATTGGTTTGTGTTCCCTAACCCCGTTGATGTATCAGAAAAAAGT ctaaaaaacttttggtTACTGAAGGACGATCGTGGACTTCCATTACTTAACAATTATCGTGAAATACAAAGTCTCCACCAGCGTACTGTGTATTATCGAAACGAAACTGCAAATTTTTGA
- the LOC117792852 gene encoding 60S ribosome subunit biogenesis protein NIP7 homolog: MKRLTDERTKILFEKLAKYIGTNVQQLIDRPDGTYCFREHRDRVYYVSERILKLSECFGYKQLVCVGTCFGKFSKTNKLKFHITALYYLAPYAQYKVWVKPSFEQQYLYGNHIPKSGLGRITENAGQYQGVVVYSMNDLALGFGVLARSTTECKTADPLTTVCFHQSDIGEYIRAEDSLF, translated from the exons atgaaacgaTTAACAGACGAGCGTACCAAAATTCTCTTCGAGAAGCTAGCTAAATA CATCGGCACCAATGTACAGCAGCTAATTGATCGTCCAGATGGAACTTACTGCTTCCGTGAGCATCGGGATCGTGTTTATTATGTCTCTGAGCGTATATTGAAGCTAAGCGAGTGCTTCGGTTACAAACAGCTAGTCTGCGTAGGTACTTGCTTTGGCAAGTTCTCAAAGACCAACAAGTTAAAGTTCCACATTACGGCTCTTTACTATCTGGCACCGTATGCACAGTACAAGGTGTGGGTGAAGCCTTCCTTTGAGCAGCAGTATCTGTATGGCAACCATATACCAAAATCTGGCCTAGGCCGCATCACCGAGAACGCTGGACAATATCAGGGAGTCGTTGTCTACTCCATGAATGACTTGGCTCTGGGCTTTGGAGTGCTTGCACGCTCCACCACCGAATGCAAAACTGCGGATCCATTGACCACCGTTTGTTTCCATCAATCTGACATTGGAGAGTATATACGCGCTGAGGATTCACTCTTTTAG